One window from the genome of Flavobacterium agricola encodes:
- a CDS encoding GNAT family N-acetyltransferase: MNDVVIREYKTENFNNLCKLLQQNIPTYFAVTEYQDFVNYLNNEIENYFVAQINNTIVGCGGINYKTKEKTAMISWDIIHPEYQGKGIGKLLLNHRISYIKQNYPTYKIVVRTSQLVHKFYEKQGFKLLEIHKNFWADGFDMYKMEL, from the coding sequence ATGAATGATGTTGTAATCAGAGAATATAAAACGGAAAATTTTAATAATTTATGTAAATTGTTACAACAAAACATTCCTACATATTTTGCAGTTACAGAATATCAGGATTTTGTGAACTATTTAAATAACGAAATCGAAAACTATTTTGTAGCCCAAATAAATAATACAATTGTTGGTTGTGGCGGAATAAATTATAAAACCAAAGAAAAAACCGCAATGATTTCTTGGGATATTATTCATCCAGAATATCAAGGCAAAGGCATCGGAAAATTACTTTTAAATCACAGAATTAGTTATATCAAACAAAATTATCCAACCTATAAAATTGTAGTTCGAACTTCTCAGCTTGTTCACAAGTTTTATGAAAAACAAGGATTTAAATTGCTTGAAATACATAAAAACTTTTGGGCAGACGGATTTGATATGTACAAAATGGAATTGTAG